The following proteins are encoded in a genomic region of Arachis ipaensis cultivar K30076 chromosome B02, Araip1.1, whole genome shotgun sequence:
- the LOC107627694 gene encoding receptor-like protein 12 gives MKTTLILWLYLLLPLSLLNFTFTINIVTSQCLGHQQSLLLHLKNNLIFSPAKSNKLIHWNHTDDCCQWKGVACSTKGNVIALDISHEFITGGNLTSLFKLQYLQNLNLAYNEFHFGINSEFKNLKNLRYLNLSNAGFMGQIPTKISHLSKLETLDLSTTFTSSSQHGLKLEKPNIVEFVQNFTRMKELYLDGVAISAKGEEWCHAVSSLQSLQVLSMSSSNLSGPLDPSLTKLQSLSVLQLDHNNLSSPVPDYFGNLSGLNTLQLRSCGLSGIFPKNILRLPSLQVLDVSDNQGLHGSLPNFPNQASLSHLNLSHTNFSGPIPDTIGNLKHFSTLDLSNCQFNGTLPNSISNLAQLVYLDLSFNNLTGPLPSFNRSKALKTLYLNHNYLNGTLPSTHFEGLTNLVSINLEVNSLNGRFPSSLFSLPSLQLLFLANNRFDGQLDEFPNGSSSSIEMLDLSENNFQGHIPMSIFQLKRLNLLEFSTNKFNGTIKLSMIRQRLQNLATLDLSDNNLSVVDDNDIPFPKLKHFCLASCKLGTFPSFLRNQSTLLYLDLSSNQIEGTIPNWIWRFEFLTGLNLSQNSLTDMEGPFQNLSSVIFLLDLHDNQLQGPAHIFTKNLVYLDYSNNRFSSIPAKIGSSIPFSIYIFLSGNNFHEKIDESICNISTLRVLDLSHNGFIGNIPECLTTRKSSSLKLLSLAGNKLSGQISDTFSTSCDLRLLDLNGNLLEGTIPKSLANCQNLQVLNVGNNQLIDEFPCFLKNISTLRVMVLRSNKFYGHIGCSNVIGNWEKLQIVDVAANKFTDDDMSRFDHLSFDIYDNNTSSVTLETITTIFSKSSKMKLAKLVTVEPLYVVDHLFSHVYAEAYYSLGRYEDSVTIVIKGQQMKLEKILIAFTSLDFSSNQFEGPIPEEIMSFKALHALNLSHNAFSGHIPSTLGNLRNLESLDLSMNSLRGEIPTELASLSFLAIMNLSYNHLVGRIPTGTQIQSFGAHSFVGNEALCGPPLTQGCGGEEQGLLRPSSKTTNSHNSSSVDWSLLSVELGFTFGFGIFIMPLILWKRWRLWYSKKVEEALYKIVPQLDFVYERRGGKRYRSLRWKPY, from the exons ATGAAAACCACCCTTATCTTGTGGCTTTACTTGCTACTACCCTTATCCCTATTAAACTTCACTTTCACCATTAACATTGTTACTTCCCAATGTCTTGGCCATCAACAATCTTTGCTACTCCATTTGAAGAACAACCTCATATTTAGCCCAGCTAAGTCCAATAAACTAATTCATTGGAACCACACTGATGATTGTTGCCAATGGAAAGGTGTAGCTTGCAGCACCAAGGGAAATGTTATTGCTCTTGACATAAGCCATGAATTCATCACTGGAGGAAACTTAACTAGTCTCTTCAAACTGCAATATTTGCAGAATTTGAATTTGGCTTATAATGAGTTCCACTTTGGAATTAATTCCGAGTTCAAAAACCTGAAGAATCTCAGGTATTTGAATTTGTCAAATGCTGGCTTCATGGGACAAATTCCAACTAAAATATCTCACTTGTCCAAGTTGGAAACTCTAGATTTGTCTACCACATTCACCTCATCATCACAACATGGTCTAAAACTTGAGAAGCCAAACATTGTAGAGTTTGTGCAAAACTTTACAAGAATGAAAGAACTGTATCTAGATGGTGTTGCAATTTCAGCCAAAGGAGAGGAGTGGTGCCATGCTGTTTCTTCCCTACAAAGTTTACAAGTTTTGAGTATGTCCTCTTCCAATCTCTCTGGCCCTCTTGATCCTTCATTAACAAAGCTTCAATCTCTCTCAGTACTTCAACTAGACCATAACAATTTGTCAAGCCCAGTTCCTGATTACTTTGGGAATTTGTCTGGCTTAAACACATTGCAGCTCAGAAGTTGCGGATTGAGTGGAATTTTTCCAAAAAATATCTTGCGACTACCGTCACTTCAAGTTCTTGATGTGTCTGATAATCAAGGTCTTCATGGTTCCTTACCGAACTTCCCAAATCAAGCATCTCTCAGTCACTTGAATCTTAGCCACACAAATTTCTCAGGTCCTATACCAGATACTATTGGTAATTTGAAACATTTTTCTACACTAGATTTGTCCAATTGCCAATTCAATGGGACACTTCCCAATTCAATCTCAAATCTTGCCCAACTTGTTTATCTTGATTTGTCATTCAATAATCTTACTGGTCCACTTCCATCTTTCAATAGATCAAAGGCCTTGAAAACTTTGTATCTTAATCATAATTATCTGAATGGTACACTTCCATCCACCCATTTTGAAGGCCTTACAAATCTTGTGAGCATTAATTTAGAAGTTAACTCTCTAAATGGAAGATTCCCTTCATCTTTGTTTTCACTTCCATCCCTACAACTTCTCTTTCTTGCTAACAATAGATTTGATGGCCAACTTGATGAGTTCCCAAATGGTTCCTCTTCCTCAATAGAGATGCTTGATTTAAGTGAAAACAATTTTCAAGGGCATATTCCTATGTCTATCTTTCAACTGAAAAGGCTCAATTTACTTGAATTTTCCACAAACAAGTTCAATGGCACCATAAAATTGAGTATGATTCGTCAAAGGCTACAAAATTTGGCAACACTTGATCTCTCAGACAACAACTTGTCAGTTGTGGATGACAATGACATTCCATTTCCCAAGTTGAAGCATTTCTGTTTGGCTTCATGCAAGTTGGGTACATTTCCTTCATTTTTGAGAAATCAAAGTACTTTGCTTTATTTAGACTTATCCAGCAACCAAATTGAAGGAACCATACCCAACTGGATTTGGAGATTTGAGTTTTTGACCGGCTTGAATCTTTCTCAGAATTCTCTAACGGATATGGAAGGTCCTTTCCAAAATCTGAGTTCAGTCATATTCCTGCTTGATCTTCATGACAATCAATTGCAAGGGCCAGCACACATTTTCACCAAGAACTTGGTTTACTTGGACTACTCCAATAATAGATTCAGTTCTATACCAGCAAAAATTGGTAGCTCTATTCCTTTttcaatttatatatttttatcagGCAACAATTTTCATGAAAAAATCGATGAATCCATTTGCAATATTTCAACTCTTAGAGTGCTTGATCTTTCACATAATGGCTTCATTGGCAACATTCCTGAATGCTTGACAACAAGGAAGAGTAGCTCCCTGAAACTTCTAAGTCTTGCTGGAAACAAACTCAGTGGCCAAATTTCAGATACATTCTCAACTTCTTGTGATCTAAGGCTTCTTGATCTCAATGGAAATCTTTTAGAGGGAACCATCCCAAAATCTTTGGCTAATTGCCAAAACCTCCAAGTCTTAAATGTTGGAAACAATCAATTGATTGATGAGTTCCCATGCTTCTTGAAGAACATTTCTACACTGAGAGTCATGGTCTTGAggtcaaacaaattttatggacATATTGGATGCTCCAATGTGATTGGCAACTGGGAAAAGCTTCAAATTGTTGATGTAGCTGCCAACAAATTCACCG ATGATGATATGTCAAGGTTTGACCATTTATCTTTTGATATTTATGATAACAATACAAGTTCTGTGACTCTTGAGACTATAACTACAATTTTCTCAAAGAGCAGCAAAATGAAGTTAGCCAAACTTGTTACAGTTGAGCCACTTTATGTGGTGGATCACTTGTTCTCTCATGTATATGCGGAGGCTTATTATAGTCTTGGTAGGTATGAGGACTCAGTTACCATTGTAATCAAAGGTCAACAAATGAAGTTGGAAAAGATTCTCATTGCATTCACTTCATTGGATTTCTCATCAAACCAATTTGAAGGGCCAATACCAGAAGAGATCATGAGTTTCAAAGCATTGCATGCTCTTAACTTGTCACACAATGCATTCTCAGGCCATATTCCTTCAACTTTGGGAAACTTGAGAAATCTTGAGTCCTTAGACTTGTCAATGAATTCTCTGAGAGGAGAGATTCCAACTGAGCTTGCAAGTTTATCTTTTCTTGCCATCATGAATCTCTCCTATAATCATCTTGTGGGGAGAATTCCAACAGGCACTCAAATTCAATCGTTTGGAGCACATTCATTTGTGGGAAATGAAGCGTTATGTGGACCTCCATTGACACAAGGTTGTGGTGGAGAAGAGCAAGGGTTGTTACGACCATCATCTAAAACTACTAACTCTCATAATAGTAGTTCAGTTGATTGGAGTTTGTTAAGTGTGGAATTGGGATTCACTTTTGGGTTTGGAATCTTTATCATGCCACTCATCTTGTGGAAGAGATGGAGGTTGTGGTACTCCAAGAAAGTAGAGGAAGCTCTATACAAGATTGTGCCTCAACTTGATTTTGTATATGAACGTCGTGGTGGGAAGAGATATAGATCTTTAAGGTGGAAGCCTTATTGA
- the LOC107627693 gene encoding LRR receptor-like serine/threonine-protein kinase EFR: MKTALILWFYLLLPLSLLNFTYTINIVTSQCLGHQQSLLLHLKNNLIFSPAKSNKLIHWNHTDDCCQWKGVACSTKGNVIALDISHEFITGGNLTSLFKLQYLQNLNLAYNEFHFGINSEFKNLKNLRYLNLSNAGFMGQIPTKISHLSNLETLDLSTTFTSSSQHGLKLEKPNIVEFVQNFTRMKELYLDGVAISAKGEEWCHAVSSLQSLQVLSMSSSNLSGPLDPSLTKLQSLSVLQLDHNNLSSPVPDYFGNLSGLNTLQLRSCGLSGIFPKNILRLPSLQVLDVSDNQGLHGSLPNFPNQASLSHLNLSHTNFSGPIPDTIGNLKHFSTLDLSNCQFNGTLPNSISNLAQLVYLDLSFNNLTGPLPSFNRSKALKTLYLNHNYLNGTLPSTHFEGLTNLVSINLEVNSLHGRFPSSLFSLPSLQLLFLANNRFDGQLDEFPNGSSSSIEMLDLSDNNFQGHIPMSIFQLKRLNLLQLSTNKFNGTIKLSMIRQRLQNLATLDL; the protein is encoded by the coding sequence ATGAAAACCGCCCTTATCTTGTGGTTTTACTTGCTACTACCCTTGTCCCTATTAAACTTCACTTACACCATTAACATTGTTACTTCCCAATGTCTTGGCCATCAACAATCTTTGCTACTCCATTTGAAGAACAACCTCATATTTAGCCCAGCTAAGTCCAATAAACTAATTCATTGGAACCACACTGATGATTGTTGCCAATGGAAAGGTGTAGCTTGCAGCACCAAGGGAAATGTTATTGCTCTTGACATAAGCCATGAATTCATCACTGGAGGAAACTTAACTAGTCTCTTCAAACTGCAATATTTGCAGAATTTGAATTTGGCTTATAATGAGTTCCACTTTGGAATTAATTCCGAGTTCAAAAACCTGAAGAATCTCAGGTATTTGAATTTGTCAAATGCTGGTTTCATGGGACAAATTCCAACTAAAATCTCTCACTTGTCCAACTTGGAAACTCTAGATTTGTCTACCACATTCACCTCATCATCACAACATGGTCTAAAACTTGAGAAGCCAAACATTGTAGAGTTTGTGCAAAACTTTACAAGAATGAAAGAACTGTATCTAGATGGTGTTGCAATTTCAGCCAAAGGAGAGGAGTGGTGCCATGCTGTGTCTTCCCTACAAAGTTTACAAGTTTTGAGTATGTCCTCTTCCAATCTCTCTGGCCCTCTTGATCCTTCATTGACAAAGCTTCAATCTCTCTCAGTACTTCAACTAGACCATAACAATTTGTCAAGCCCAGTTCCTGATTACTTTGGGAATTTGTCTGGCTTAAACACATTGCAGCTCAGAAGTTGCGGATTGAGTGGAATTTTTCCAAAAAATATCTTGCGACTACCGTCACTTCAAGTTCTTGATGTGTCTGATAATCAAGGTCTTCATGGTTCCTTACCGAACTTCCCAAATCAAGCATCTCTCAGTCACTTGAATCTTAGCCACACAAATTTCTCAGGTCCTATACCAGATACTATTGGCAATTTGAAACATTTTTCTACACTAGATTTGTCCAATTGCCAATTCAATGGGACACTTCCCAATTCAATCTCAAATCTTGCCCAACTTGTTTATCTTGATTTGTCATTCAATAATCTTACTGGTCCACTTCCATCTTTCAATAGATCAAAGGCCTTGAAAACTTTGTATCTTAATCATAATTATCTGAATGGTACACTTCCATCCACCCATTTTGAAGGCCTTACAAATCTTGTGAGCATTAATTTAGAAGTTAACTCTCTACATGGAAGATTCCCTTCATCTTTGTTTTCACTTCCATCCCTACAACTTCTCTTTCTTGCTAACAATAGATTTGATGGCCAACTTGATGAGTTCCCAAATGGTTCCTCTTCCTCAATAGAGATGCTTGATTTAAGTGATAACAATTTTCAAGGGCATATTCCTATGTCTATCTTTCAACTGAAAAGGCTCAATTTACTTCAACTTTCCACAAACAAGTTCAATGGCACCATAAAATTGAGTATGATTCGTCAAAGGCTACAAAATTTGGCAACACTTGATCTC